In bacterium, a single window of DNA contains:
- a CDS encoding response regulator — MAEALHASEGRLKAILAALELDKVVAVDRDGTVVSILGESGKTGRYGVTAEDIPGRSIHDFVPGDGGDRILEATERTYQTGMGEELEVDVDLPNGSFAFDVSLRALLTSSGEVESALAIVRDVTQRKTIERALQQAQKLESLGVLAGGIAHDFNNLLVGILGNSDTALQEIPVDSPARRRIEDVRQASERAADLTQQLLAYAGKAEVSFGSVDLAALVSEMMELLRTSVSGKARLEVEHDSETVWVHADATQIRQVVMNFITNASEALQEEAGRVRVRTGIVHADRTFIESCQIRDDLSDGDFALLEVSDDGCGMDSETTARIFDPFFTTKFQGRGLGLASTLGIILSHRGAIRVESQPGDGTTLQVLLPLATAPKPDESVHRSRDVPSSATILVVDDEDMVRVAAARMLNALGYRTIEVSSGSEAVDATKAHDEGIAAVLLDLTMPEMDGEQTLDALRALRSTLPVVFMSGHSDAELADRIRGTRFTTYVRKPFRLEALGHAIESVLAGSNKAE, encoded by the coding sequence GTTATGGTGTAACAGCGGAGGATATACCCGGTCGAAGCATTCACGATTTCGTGCCTGGAGACGGAGGCGACCGCATCCTCGAGGCGACCGAGCGCACCTACCAGACCGGAATGGGCGAGGAACTCGAAGTAGACGTCGACCTCCCCAACGGCAGTTTCGCCTTCGATGTCTCTCTGCGCGCCCTTCTCACGAGCTCTGGAGAGGTGGAATCGGCGCTCGCCATCGTGCGAGATGTGACCCAGCGGAAGACGATCGAGCGGGCCCTCCAGCAGGCCCAGAAACTCGAGAGCCTCGGCGTTCTTGCGGGAGGCATCGCACACGATTTCAACAACCTACTGGTCGGGATCCTCGGGAACTCGGACACCGCGCTTCAGGAAATCCCGGTGGATTCGCCGGCGCGAAGGCGGATTGAGGATGTGCGCCAGGCCAGCGAACGCGCGGCAGACCTGACGCAGCAACTGCTCGCGTACGCGGGCAAGGCCGAGGTCTCGTTCGGGTCCGTCGATCTGGCCGCTCTCGTTTCCGAAATGATGGAACTCCTCCGCACGAGCGTTTCCGGCAAGGCGAGGCTCGAGGTCGAGCACGACAGCGAAACCGTATGGGTCCATGCCGACGCGACGCAGATCCGCCAGGTGGTGATGAACTTCATCACCAACGCCTCTGAGGCACTCCAGGAGGAAGCCGGTCGGGTGCGCGTTCGAACCGGCATCGTCCACGCAGACCGTACCTTCATCGAGAGCTGTCAAATCCGAGACGATCTCTCCGATGGCGACTTCGCGCTGCTCGAGGTCTCGGACGACGGATGCGGGATGGATTCCGAAACCACCGCACGTATTTTCGATCCGTTCTTCACGACCAAATTCCAGGGCCGCGGCCTTGGCCTGGCCTCCACGCTCGGAATCATCTTGAGTCATCGGGGCGCAATCCGGGTCGAGAGCCAACCTGGCGATGGGACCACGCTCCAGGTGCTGCTGCCTCTCGCCACTGCCCCGAAACCAGATGAGAGTGTCCATCGATCGCGGGATGTACCCAGCAGCGCAACGATCCTCGTCGTGGATGACGAAGACATGGTGCGGGTTGCCGCGGCCCGCATGCTCAACGCACTGGGTTATCGGACCATCGAAGTGTCGAGCGGGTCCGAAGCCGTCGATGCCACCAAAGCGCACGATGAAGGCATCGCGGCCGTCCTTCTCGACCTCACGATGCCGGAAATGGACGGTGAGCAGACCCTCGACGCCCTGAGAGCCCTTCGCTCCACCCTTCCTGTGGTGTTCATGAGCGGCCACAGCGACGCGGAACTGGCGGATCGCATCCGCGGCACGCGCTTCACCACCTACGTCCGAAAACCCTTCCGGCTCGAAGCGCTGGGCCATGCCATCGAGTCCGTGCTG